CCTCACCTCGCTGCAACTGCTGCAATTGATCGAGCGCCTGAAGCAGGAGAACATGCTCGACTGCCTGCGTCTGCTGCACGCCCATATCGGCTCCCAGATACCCAATCTGCGCGACATCCGCCGCGCCATGGCCGAGGTGGCCCGCTTCTATGGTGAATTCATGCGCTTAGGGGCCGGCATCGAGGTGATCGATGTCGGCGGTGGTCTGGGCATAGACTACGAGGGCACCGGCACCCGCCATCACTGTTCGATGAACTACAGCGCCGAGAGCTACGCCCGCGAGGTGGTCAAGGCGCTCAACCGCATCTGCCAGGAGCAGGACCTGCCACCGCCGGACATCTTCAGCGAATCCGGCCGCGCCGTCACCGCCCATCACGCCCTGCTGCTGGCCAATGTCAGCGACCGCGAACACGCCCCCGGCAGCCCGATAATGCCCACATTGCCGGAGAATGCCCCGGAGGTGCTGCAGATGATGGCCGACAATCTGGAGCAGCTGGATGAGTTCTCCGCCCTGGAGCTGTTTCACGAGGCCGAACACGCCCTGGACGAGGCCAATGAGCTGTTCCAGCAGGGGGCCCTCAACCTGGAGATGCGCGCCCTGGCCGAGCAGCTTTACTACCACAGCTGTCGCACCGTGCAGCCCCTGTTGCGAGCCGACTCCAAGCGCCACCGCGAGACCCTGGATCAGATCAACAAGATCCTTGCCGACAAACTGTTCGTCAACATGTCCCTGTTCCAGTCCCTGCCCGATGTCTGGGCGGTGGACCAGATCTTCCCGGTGATGCCCCTGCACCGGCTCAACGAGCCCACCACTCACAGCGCCAAGCTGCATGATTTGACCTGTGATTCCGACGGTTGCATCAACCAGTACGTCGAGCAGGAGGGCATAGAGTCCACCCTGCAGGTCCACTCGGACAAGCCCGGCGAGCCCTACCTGATCGGTTTTTTTCTGGTGGGGGCCTATCAGGAGATCCTCGGCGACCTGCACAACCTATTTGGCGATACCGACACGGTGAACATAGAACTCACCCCCAGCGGCTATCAGCTGAGCCGTCCGGAGCAGGGCGACACCATCGACGAGATGCTGCGCTACGTCCACTTCGACACCGACGCCATGCTGGAAAGCTACCGGCAGAAGCTACAGCAGGCCAAGATCCCGGCCCGCATCGCCGATCACTACTACGATGAACTCAAGGCCGGGCTGTACGGCTACACCTATCTGGAGGACTGACGCCCTGCGGGCCCTTTGGCAATTGGGACAGGACGCCGCTGGATGTGGGATATCCCGGCTGCGCTGTTAGGAGAGACTCAAACCCCCCTTTACAAAGGGGGGCTAGGGGGGATTTCTTCAATCCCCCTTTTGCAAAGGGGGAGGCCAACCGCTTCAAATTTTTTGAGTAGCAAGCCCGGATTCCGTTGCACTCCATCCGGCTACAACCTATCCGCCGCTGCTGTGACGCTATTCACTCACCGTCTGCAGCATCTTGTCGGTCAGACTTTGTGGGGTTTCCGGCGCTTCATCGCCGCTATCCTTGCCGAAGGTCGAGTCGAAGCGAGGTTCCAACTCCAGGCGCTGCACCAGTAGCTCCTTCAGCATATCGCTGGGGTTGCCAAAACGCTCGCCCAGGGCCAGACCGGCCCGTTCACCGCTGTCACGCAGCTGCTGTAACAATTGACCTGGCGGGGTGCCCGGAGCCCTGTCCCTGGGGCGGCCTTCCAGTTGATCCACCTGTTGATAGGCGCTGGCCGCCAGGCGGCTCTGGCTGTGGTTCATCTGCAGGTTGAAGCTACCCAGCTGGTCTGAGTCAAAGCCGTTCTTCAGCCCTGTCTTGAGCAGGTCCGGGGTGTTGCCGGCAAAGAAATCATCGGCCAGCTTGTCCACGTCCTTGAGCAGGTCCTTGATCGCCCGCTCCTCTTCCTGGTTGAGGTTGCCTTCTACCCGGTATTGGAAGGAAAACTCGCTCTGGCGCTGCTGCATGTTGAGGGAGAAGCGCCCGTTATCATCCTCCGCCTGATAGGCCAGGCTGGCGTTGCTGCTGCTGCGCTGCAGGTCGATGCTGATCTTGTCGCCCTCGGCGGTCTGGATCTCCAGGGTGAGGCTGCGGGACTCGGCCTGGGCATTCACCTCCAGCCCTGTGTTGGCCTTTTCCGCCTCGCCCGCCAGCAGGGGCTCGCCCCGGTCCATGCGGTCCAGGCCCTGTTGCAGGAGTTCGTAGGTCTTTTCCACATCCTCCTTGACCTTGCCCTGCATCATGCCCAGCCCCTCAAGCATGTCATAGGCCTTTTTGTAGCCCGCCTCGACCCCGGCACGGGCCTGCTCGCGCATACGCTCCAGCTCGTCGGCGTCGGCCCCCTTGGCCTCGGCCTGCTTGATAGACAGATCGATGAAGTTGAGGATGCGATCCGAGACCTTATCCGGGGTGTAGTCGGCCGGATCGAGGCGTTCTATGGTCTCAAAGCCCTCCGCCTTGAGGTAATCGTTGAGGCCGCCGATGGCCTGCATGATCTGGTCATTGAGCAGTTGCTGGGCAGAGGGCTTGCGCAGTTCAAGGCTGTCATCGGCCACCGCGCCGAGAGCGCCTGTTTCTGCCCGGGAAGCCGCCGCGCCGCGCTCTTTCAGCGCCCCGGCCTGGGCCGAATTCTGCGCCTGGGTCTGAGGCGGAAGACCGATGGATTGGATACTGTTGGCCATGTGGGTTCCCCCGTAAATCCGGTAAAAAATGTCAACTCGATAGACCTGTCTTGACGCATATCATCGCCAATTACCCGATCAGGTTGGCGGCAGGCGCGCTGGAAACTTGAGCGAAAATCGGCCAAATGGTCCCAACCCCATCAGGCCCTGTCTTCCTGGGCAAGATTAAAGCGCTTCTGCGCCAGCTTCACCAGCAGTAGAACGGGCACCCCCATAAGCGAGGCGATAATGAAGAAATTGCTATAACCGAGGCTATCTACCATAGTGCCCGAATAGCCGCCGATGATCTTCGGCAGCAGGGTCATCAGGGAGCTGAAGATGGCGTACTGCACGGCGGTGAAGGAGACATTGGTCAGACTGGACAGGAAGGCGATGAAAGCGGCGCTGGCCAGGCCTGCGGTGAGATTGTCGGCCGAGATGACAAAATACAAGATAAACAGATCATTACCGGCACTGGCCAGGAGCAGATAGAGCAGGTTGGTGAGCACGGTGAGCAGGGCGCCGAGAAAGAGTATGCGCATCACCCCAAAGCGCATGGCCAGAAAGCCCCCCAGAAAACCGCCGAACAGGGTCATGAACAGGCCGAAGGTCTTCACCACGCTGGCGATCTCGGTCTTGGTGAAGCCCAAATCCTGAAAAAACACGTTGGAGATCACCCCCAGGACTATGTCCGAGATGCGGTACAGCCCCACCAGGGCCAACAGCAGCCAGGCCAGGCCCAGGCCGTAGCGGGCAAAGAAATCCCGGATCGGCTCGATGTAGGTCTCCTGCACCATCTGCCGCTTGACCAGACCGGCCAGGATGCACAGCCGCGCCAGCAGCACCGCCAGCAGCAGGGCAAGGCCCAGGCGCAGCAGCTCCACCAGAAACTCCGCCAGATGCCGATTGCCCAGGGCCGAGGCCAGGGCGGCCTTGGCGCTAGCGGCCACATCGGCGGAATAGACAAAGCCCAGGATAAAACCGGCCAGGGCGATGGCGAACAGGGCGACAAAACCCAGGTAATCCCGGGTATCCCGCTGCGTCTCAAGGCTGCGGTTGACCTCGGGCTCGTCGATGATCAGGGTGGTGGCCAGGCCCACCAGCAGGGTGGCGGCCATCAGGCTATAGGTCCAGGCCCAGGCCTGATAGCTGTAGCTGCCCAGCTCCGAGCCAAACCAGCTGGCCAGAAACAGGGCGCCCGCGCCGGCCACCAACATGCCGATGCGGTAACCGGCGATATAGGCCGAGGACATCAGCGCCTGTAGCTCGCTGCCCGCCGACTCAATGCGGTAGGCATCGATGACAATGTCCTGGGTGGCGGAGGAAAAGCCCAGCAGCACCGCCGCCAGGGCCATGCGGGTGAGCTGGCCGGGGTCCAGGGGGTCGGTGCTGGCCATCCAGAGTATGGCGCCGATGATGCCCAGCTGGGCCAGCAGTATCCAGGCCCGCCGCCGCCCCAGGCGGCGCGTCAGCCCCGGCACCGGCAGCCGGTCGATCAGGGGTGCCCAGACAAACTTGAAGGAATAGCCCAGGGCCGCCCAGCTGAAAAAGGTCACCGAGGCGCGATCCACCCCCGCTTCCCGCAGCCACAGCCCCAGGGAGGAAAAGATGAGCAAGATGGGAATGCCGGCGGAAAAGCCAAAAAACAGCATGGTCAGCACCCGAGGGTGCAAAAAGGCGCGCAGGGTTTGCTGCCAGCTCATCGCGCTGCCGCTGTGATCGGCCATGGGTCTGCTCCGGTGAAAATCCGGTGTCATCTTAACCCCAGAAAGGGCAGACCGCTTGGAAGTGCAAGTACTGGCTCATTACCACAATCCCCGTAATAAATGGCGCGAAGCGACCATAACAGCCCCCTGCCCTCCGTCCTCCGTCACGCCGGGTTGTTTTGATCGAGGAAGGTCATCTCCAGGCCGAACTCCTCTGCCAGGTGGTGGCCCAGGGCCTGTACGCCGTAGCGTTCGGTGGCGTGGTGACCGGCGGCGAAGTAGTGTAGGCCCAGCTCAGCGGCCAGGTGGTAGGTGGGTTCGGAGACCTCGCCACTGATGTAGGCCTGGGCCCCGGCCGCGGCGGCTTGTTCGATGTAGCCCTGGGCCGCGCCGGTGCACCAGGCCACGCGTTGGATCTCCCCCTTGGCGGTAAAGCGCAGCGGGGTGCGGCCCAGTGCCAGGTCCAATCGCTGGGTGAACTTGCCCACCCCCAAGGGTGTCTCCAGATCGGCGATCCAGAGTAGGCCATGCTCTTCCAGGGGCCGGCCCTCCAGCCCCAGCCGTCGGCCCAGTTCGGCATTGTTGCCCAGCCCGACATGGGCATCCAGCGGCAGATGATAGGCCAGCAGGCTCAGGCCGCCCTGCATCAGCTGCCGAACCCGCCGCCCTTTGATCCCCACCAGGGGCTGCGCCTCGTTCTTCCAGAAATAGCCGTGATGCACCAGCAACAATTCCGCCTGCCAGCGCAGGGCCTGTTCGATCACCGCCTGCGAGGCGCTCACCGCCGTGGCCAGCCGCTTGATTTCCACCGCTCCGGCATCTACCTGCAGGCCATTGGGGCAGTAGTCGCTGAAGGCCTGCACCTGCAACAGGGTGTTACAATAACGCTCGATCTCGTATAGGTTTGGCATAGGTTCTCCGCTGATGAAATTCACTCTTGGCCCGCGCTTTGTGCTCAAATCCAGCCTCGCCGGGCTGGCCCTGACCCTGATCGTCCTGCTGCTGCACAGCCAATTGCTGGCCCAGCCTTCCGCCCCCGCAAGGGCACCTGCCTCAGCCCCCCTGTCCTATGCCGACGCCGTGGAGCGGGCACTGCCCTCGGTGGTCAACATCTACATCGCCAAGGTGCGGGTGCAGCCTGGGCTGTCCCTGTTCAATGACCCTCTGTTCCAGCACTTCTTCGGCGATCAGTTGCGCATCGAACCGCGCCAACGGCTGGAGACCAGCCTGGGCTCTGGGGTGGTGGTGCGCGATGGCTATATTCTCACCAATCACCATGTGATCGAAGGGGCCAACCGTATTCAGGTCGCCACCGCCAGCGGCCGTACCCTGGACGCCGAGGTCATAGGCACCGACCCGGACACCGATCTGGCGCTGCTGCGCGCCGAGCGCAAGGACTTGCCTGCCATTGGCATTGCTGATATCAACCGCATCCGCATCGGTGACGTGGTGCTGGCCATAGGCAATCCCTTTGGCGTCGGCCAGACCGTGACCCAGGGCATCATCAGCGCTACCGGGCGCAACAAGCTGGGCATCAACACCTATGAGAACTTCATCCAGACCGATGCCGCTATCAATCCGGGCAACTCCGGTGGTGCCCTGATCGATGCCCAGGGCCGCCTGGTCGGCATCAATACGGTGATCTTCTCTAAATCCGGCGGCTCCCAGGGTATAGGTTTCGCCATACCGGCCGATCTGGCCATGGGCGTGATGGAGCAGATCATCCAGTACGGCCGAGTGCGCCGGGGCTGGCTGGGGCTGTCCGGCCAGGAGATGACGGCGGAGCTGGCCGAGACCTTTGATCTGAAAAACATCAAGGGCGTGCTGGTCACCGCCGTGATGCGCAATGGTCCGGCGGACCAGGCCGGTCTGGCACCGGGGGATATCATCACCCAGTTCAACGCCAAGGAGGTGCGCGATACCCTGCTGCTGACCCAGCTGATCGCCGATACCCAGCCCGGCACCCAGGTCAGCATCCAGGGCTGGCGTGGCAAACACCGCTTTCGTTTCAAGGCAAAGATGCAGGAGCGGCCCAAGCAGCGGCAGCGGTTGAATTGACCCCAGTCGTTAGGGCACGCGGATGCTCAGCGCGGTCTGCAGCGCCCGCAGGCAGGCCTGATTCTCTTCCGGGGTGCCTATCGTCAGGCGCAGACAGTCCCTGAGACTGGGGTGGGCACCATGCAGATTTTTCACCAGCACGCCCTGCTGTTTCATGGCGGCGAACACCGCGCTGGCGCGCCCCTCGGGCAGGCGCAGCAGGATGAAATTGGCCTCTGAGGCATAAGGGGTCAGCCCTGGCAGGGTCTGCAGCTGGCCCTGCAGCAGGGCGCGATCCCGGCGAATCTGCTGGGTTTGTTGCTGCAGCACCTGGATATGGCGCAGGGCGAAGGCGGCGCTGGCCTGGGTCAGGCTGTTGATATTGTAGGGCA
This is a stretch of genomic DNA from gamma proteobacterium SS-5. It encodes these proteins:
- a CDS encoding DUF5610 domain-containing protein, giving the protein MANSIQSIGLPPQTQAQNSAQAGALKERGAAASRAETGALGAVADDSLELRKPSAQQLLNDQIMQAIGGLNDYLKAEGFETIERLDPADYTPDKVSDRILNFIDLSIKQAEAKGADADELERMREQARAGVEAGYKKAYDMLEGLGMMQGKVKEDVEKTYELLQQGLDRMDRGEPLLAGEAEKANTGLEVNAQAESRSLTLEIQTAEGDKISIDLQRSSSNASLAYQAEDDNGRFSLNMQQRQSEFSFQYRVEGNLNQEEERAIKDLLKDVDKLADDFFAGNTPDLLKTGLKNGFDSDQLGSFNLQMNHSQSRLAASAYQQVDQLEGRPRDRAPGTPPGQLLQQLRDSGERAGLALGERFGNPSDMLKELLVQRLELEPRFDSTFGKDSGDEAPETPQSLTDKMLQTVSE
- a CDS encoding MFS transporter, with amino-acid sequence MSWQQTLRAFLHPRVLTMLFFGFSAGIPILLIFSSLGLWLREAGVDRASVTFFSWAALGYSFKFVWAPLIDRLPVPGLTRRLGRRRAWILLAQLGIIGAILWMASTDPLDPGQLTRMALAAVLLGFSSATQDIVIDAYRIESAGSELQALMSSAYIAGYRIGMLVAGAGALFLASWFGSELGSYSYQAWAWTYSLMAATLLVGLATTLIIDEPEVNRSLETQRDTRDYLGFVALFAIALAGFILGFVYSADVAASAKAALASALGNRHLAEFLVELLRLGLALLLAVLLARLCILAGLVKRQMVQETYIEPIRDFFARYGLGLAWLLLALVGLYRISDIVLGVISNVFFQDLGFTKTEIASVVKTFGLFMTLFGGFLGGFLAMRFGVMRILFLGALLTVLTNLLYLLLASAGNDLFILYFVISADNLTAGLASAAFIAFLSSLTNVSFTAVQYAIFSSLMTLLPKIIGGYSGTMVDSLGYSNFFIIASLMGVPVLLLVKLAQKRFNLAQEDRA
- a CDS encoding trypsin-like peptidase domain-containing protein; this translates as MKFTLGPRFVLKSSLAGLALTLIVLLLHSQLLAQPSAPARAPASAPLSYADAVERALPSVVNIYIAKVRVQPGLSLFNDPLFQHFFGDQLRIEPRQRLETSLGSGVVVRDGYILTNHHVIEGANRIQVATASGRTLDAEVIGTDPDTDLALLRAERKDLPAIGIADINRIRIGDVVLAIGNPFGVGQTVTQGIISATGRNKLGINTYENFIQTDAAINPGNSGGALIDAQGRLVGINTVIFSKSGGSQGIGFAIPADLAMGVMEQIIQYGRVRRGWLGLSGQEMTAELAETFDLKNIKGVLVTAVMRNGPADQAGLAPGDIITQFNAKEVRDTLLLTQLIADTQPGTQVSIQGWRGKHRFRFKAKMQERPKQRQRLN
- a CDS encoding Nif3-like dinuclear metal center hexameric protein, which encodes MPNLYEIERYCNTLLQVQAFSDYCPNGLQVDAGAVEIKRLATAVSASQAVIEQALRWQAELLLVHHGYFWKNEAQPLVGIKGRRVRQLMQGGLSLLAYHLPLDAHVGLGNNAELGRRLGLEGRPLEEHGLLWIADLETPLGVGKFTQRLDLALGRTPLRFTAKGEIQRVAWCTGAAQGYIEQAAAAGAQAYISGEVSEPTYHLAAELGLHYFAAGHHATERYGVQALGHHLAEEFGLEMTFLDQNNPA
- the speA gene encoding biosynthetic arginine decarboxylase: MSGPNHHHYGIQRWGNGYFEIDGAGRLCAKPDPDASTTIDLYQLAQEIRESGLSWPILVRFTDILHHRVGVICKAFHTAMEEFEYQGHYNLVYPIKVNQQRVVVEEIINGSPSCVGLEAGSKPELMAVLALSRPDGVIVCNGYKDREYIRLALIGQSLGHRIYIVIDKLSELDLVLEEAADLAITPLLGVRLRLAATASGNWQDSGGNNSKFGLTSLQLLQLIERLKQENMLDCLRLLHAHIGSQIPNLRDIRRAMAEVARFYGEFMRLGAGIEVIDVGGGLGIDYEGTGTRHHCSMNYSAESYAREVVKALNRICQEQDLPPPDIFSESGRAVTAHHALLLANVSDREHAPGSPIMPTLPENAPEVLQMMADNLEQLDEFSALELFHEAEHALDEANELFQQGALNLEMRALAEQLYYHSCRTVQPLLRADSKRHRETLDQINKILADKLFVNMSLFQSLPDVWAVDQIFPVMPLHRLNEPTTHSAKLHDLTCDSDGCINQYVEQEGIESTLQVHSDKPGEPYLIGFFLVGAYQEILGDLHNLFGDTDTVNIELTPSGYQLSRPEQGDTIDEMLRYVHFDTDAMLESYRQKLQQAKIPARIADHYYDELKAGLYGYTYLED